One stretch of Leadbetterella byssophila DSM 17132 DNA includes these proteins:
- a CDS encoding efflux RND transporter periplasmic adaptor subunit → MRNYLFIFIVFFLSCKQKEEKEMQVETSSKDTIILTEDQLQHLTLSTTSLSLQKIDVSQSLSGKVVANAADYVSISAPAGGFVKKINFLPGQRFQKGQILVILEDVSYIQIQEDFLKNKVQLKTNQLTYDRQKELYAQKSTSEKVLQAAESEYQSSLVLHRSLSEKMRFIGLNPETFTSEKITRTVEIRAPFTGIINKVLSNTGKFLSPSEPIFEVINPQGFLLEIKAFERDLPYVKVGQTIEYHTLTQKASSDKARIISIGSMVNEDGTIPIFAQPFQKTDLALGAFVQTLVHTENREVEVLPTTAIQNFENKWYVFIEHQKGTYEMVEVEIGQQDATYTEIKNASRLQSYTIVNKGAYQLLMGLKNTADQE, encoded by the coding sequence ATGAGAAATTACTTATTTATATTCATAGTATTCTTTCTTAGCTGTAAACAGAAAGAAGAAAAGGAAATGCAAGTAGAAACTTCCTCGAAAGATACTATTATCTTAACCGAGGATCAGTTACAACATCTTACCCTAAGCACTACTAGCTTAAGTCTTCAAAAAATAGATGTCAGTCAAAGCCTATCCGGAAAAGTAGTAGCAAATGCTGCAGATTATGTTTCCATTTCTGCTCCTGCGGGGGGATTTGTGAAGAAAATCAATTTCTTACCAGGCCAAAGGTTCCAAAAGGGGCAAATCCTAGTTATCCTGGAAGATGTTTCCTATATACAGATTCAAGAGGATTTCCTTAAGAATAAGGTACAATTGAAAACGAATCAATTAACTTATGATAGACAAAAAGAACTTTATGCGCAGAAATCTACTTCAGAGAAAGTCCTGCAAGCAGCTGAAAGTGAATACCAATCCAGCCTAGTACTACATAGAAGCCTGTCTGAAAAGATGAGGTTCATTGGATTAAATCCGGAAACTTTCACTTCGGAAAAGATCACGAGGACCGTAGAGATTCGAGCGCCGTTCACAGGAATAATCAACAAAGTTTTGAGCAATACAGGTAAATTTCTCAGTCCCTCTGAGCCGATATTTGAGGTTATCAACCCTCAAGGATTCTTATTGGAGATCAAAGCCTTCGAAAGAGACCTTCCCTATGTAAAAGTAGGCCAAACCATAGAATATCATACTCTGACGCAAAAGGCATCCAGCGACAAGGCAAGAATCATTAGCATAGGGAGCATGGTGAATGAAGACGGAACCATACCTATTTTTGCCCAACCTTTCCAAAAAACTGATTTGGCCTTAGGCGCGTTTGTTCAAACCCTTGTGCATACAGAAAACAGAGAAGTAGAGGTTCTTCCTACCACAGCCATTCAAAATTTCGAAAACAAATGGTATGTGTTCATTGAACATCAAAAAGGCACTTATGAGATGGTTGAAGTGGAAATTGGCCAACAAGACGCTACCTATACTGAAATCAAAAATGCCTCAAGGCTACAAAGTTACACCATAGTCAATAAAGGTGCTTACCAATTACTTATGGGATTAAAAAACACTGCTGATCAAGAATAA
- a CDS encoding CusA/CzcA family heavy metal efflux RND transporter codes for MLNTIIKFSIQNKVFIAFMTLLWIIWGIWSATKLPIDAVPDITNNQVQIYTHCPTLATQEVEQMVTFPIEQSIANVPDILEVRSISRFGLSVITVVFKDEVDIYFARQLLLERLQEAKDDIPSEIGRPELAPVSTGLGEVFQYLLHPKPGSEGKYDAKELRTLQDWVVARQLAGTPGIAEVNSFGGELKQYEVAINPDRIRAMGVSIPDIFQALESNNENTGGAYIDKRPNAYFIRSVGIVKSIEDIMQIPVKTVNGLPLLIKDVAEVRYGAAIRYGALTYNGEVDAVGGVVMMLKGQNSHEVVQRIKAKLPQIQKSLPDDVIIEAYLDRTDLVGRAIQTVEKNLIEGALIVIFVLVLFLGNLRAGLIVASAIPLSLLFALGMMRIFGISANLMSLGAIDFGLIVDGAVIVVEATLHHLGVRQLTQKEMDEEVYKASSKIRKSAAFGEVIILLVYLPILTLTGIEGKMFAPMAKTVAFAILGALILSMTYIPMMCAWFLPKNPKAQQSISDRMMTKLRNLYEPLLHRTLTWRKGVISIAVLLFIGSILLFQRLGGEFIPQLREGDYAFHCILPPGSSLEQSIETSMQASRLLKEMKEVKMVIGKTGSAEVPTDPMPPEATDLMVILHPNLEKSYEQVGNEMQERLEQIPGVYFEKNQPIQMRFNELMTGIRQDVAVKIFGENLDTLRNLGEQAKALISTIPGSKNPQLERTEGLPQIQILYDRARMAAYGISIKEVNQMVSTAFAGKTAGVVFENERRFDLVVRLDSAHRKDLEDVQNLLIPIPSGGQIPLNQVAEVAYKSGPAQVSREMGKRRIVIGFNVDGRDVKSVVNEIQEVLNEKMVLPPGYYFTYGGQFENLERASARLGLVVPLALGIILLLLFFTFRSWALSIIIFSAIPLSAMGGVAALALRGMPFSISAGIGFIALFGVAVLNGIVLLSTYQQLEKEGITNPYERVIKGSLERLRPILMTATVASLGFLPMALSTGAGAEVQKPLATVVIGGLVSATALSLLLLPCLYLLRIKAKPRLTIVLSLLLPASLFAQERKTEKEVLDLAIERNAQVYLLKKEKASLLSASGKEWNKTGFFVENEDLRPSDRLGIWKIGISQNIAWPSYYKARKSYLETLEKTEDLKFQLWKRELGTEVRTVYYTLWYLQDKYKLYQRLDSLYQNTSKATELRERQGESGRLESISAQARAREISTFKDQLILQMKEAQEQLKVYIQSIILPPDLPLDSIPMYISFSDAHPELEISAQEIKITEAFVQQEVEARKPEFSGRIFSQTLWGAKDPFSGFSISTQIPIGKGSKKRIEAEKMEIAIQQQNYQLKERRFIGEMQQAKTEMEKAFLVVQNLRNIGLEEAEFLERTALNQYKAGDISYATLTQYLAQATSIRLNYLENLHLYNLAVIRYQYYL; via the coding sequence GTGTTAAATACTATCATAAAATTTAGTATTCAGAACAAGGTATTTATAGCCTTCATGACCCTATTGTGGATCATTTGGGGCATATGGAGCGCTACAAAGCTCCCTATAGATGCCGTTCCTGATATTACGAATAATCAAGTTCAAATATATACCCACTGCCCCACATTGGCTACCCAAGAAGTGGAGCAGATGGTCACCTTTCCCATAGAACAGAGCATTGCTAACGTTCCGGATATCCTTGAAGTGAGAAGTATCTCTCGATTTGGACTCTCCGTTATCACTGTGGTATTCAAGGATGAAGTAGATATCTACTTTGCCAGACAGCTCCTACTAGAGCGCTTACAAGAAGCCAAAGATGATATACCTTCAGAAATCGGCCGGCCTGAATTAGCGCCTGTTAGCACAGGCCTGGGAGAGGTCTTTCAATACCTTCTACATCCAAAACCCGGAAGCGAAGGAAAATACGATGCCAAAGAACTCAGAACCCTACAGGACTGGGTAGTTGCTCGCCAACTGGCCGGTACTCCCGGCATTGCTGAAGTCAACAGCTTTGGAGGCGAACTTAAACAATACGAGGTGGCCATAAATCCTGATCGCATCCGAGCCATGGGCGTAAGCATACCGGATATTTTCCAGGCATTAGAATCCAATAATGAAAATACAGGAGGAGCATACATAGATAAACGTCCTAATGCCTACTTCATTCGAAGCGTAGGTATCGTTAAATCTATTGAGGACATCATGCAAATTCCCGTTAAGACCGTGAATGGCCTACCTCTATTAATCAAGGATGTTGCTGAAGTTAGATACGGCGCGGCCATTCGATACGGAGCATTAACCTATAATGGTGAGGTAGATGCCGTAGGAGGAGTTGTCATGATGCTGAAAGGACAAAACAGCCACGAAGTGGTACAAAGGATAAAAGCCAAATTGCCTCAAATTCAGAAATCCTTGCCTGATGACGTCATCATTGAAGCCTACCTGGATAGAACAGACCTAGTTGGGAGAGCCATACAGACCGTAGAAAAGAACCTCATAGAAGGCGCACTGATAGTGATATTTGTGCTGGTTCTGTTTTTGGGAAATCTAAGAGCAGGACTTATAGTAGCCTCCGCCATCCCCTTATCCCTGCTTTTTGCCTTAGGCATGATGCGGATATTTGGAATAAGTGCTAATCTAATGAGTTTAGGAGCTATTGACTTTGGACTAATCGTAGACGGGGCAGTGATAGTGGTGGAAGCCACCCTGCACCACTTGGGTGTACGCCAGTTAACCCAAAAAGAAATGGATGAAGAAGTGTATAAAGCATCGTCCAAAATTCGAAAGTCGGCAGCCTTTGGAGAGGTCATCATTTTGCTAGTCTATCTGCCCATTCTGACCTTAACGGGAATTGAAGGGAAGATGTTTGCACCCATGGCTAAGACAGTAGCATTTGCCATACTGGGAGCCTTGATACTGTCCATGACGTATATCCCCATGATGTGCGCCTGGTTTTTACCGAAAAATCCCAAAGCACAGCAATCCATCAGTGATCGTATGATGACGAAGCTAAGGAATCTTTACGAACCTCTATTACATAGAACTCTGACCTGGAGAAAGGGAGTAATAAGTATTGCCGTATTACTCTTTATCGGATCCATTCTTCTTTTCCAGAGACTAGGAGGAGAATTTATCCCTCAATTACGCGAAGGAGACTACGCCTTTCACTGTATTCTCCCTCCTGGAAGTTCTTTGGAACAAAGTATAGAAACATCCATGCAGGCATCTCGCCTCCTTAAAGAGATGAAGGAAGTGAAAATGGTCATAGGAAAAACGGGATCTGCGGAGGTACCTACTGATCCTATGCCTCCTGAAGCCACTGATCTTATGGTGATCCTTCATCCTAATCTGGAAAAGTCCTATGAACAGGTAGGGAATGAGATGCAAGAAAGGTTAGAACAGATTCCCGGAGTCTATTTCGAAAAAAACCAACCCATACAGATGAGATTTAATGAATTGATGACCGGCATACGTCAAGACGTGGCCGTCAAGATCTTTGGAGAGAATCTGGACACCTTACGGAATTTAGGGGAACAAGCAAAGGCACTGATTTCGACCATTCCTGGAAGTAAAAATCCTCAATTAGAAAGAACAGAGGGATTGCCACAGATCCAGATTCTGTACGATAGAGCCAGGATGGCTGCCTACGGCATATCCATCAAAGAGGTTAATCAAATGGTCAGCACGGCATTTGCAGGAAAGACAGCAGGAGTTGTGTTTGAAAATGAAAGAAGATTTGATCTGGTAGTTCGATTGGACAGTGCACATAGAAAAGATCTGGAAGACGTGCAGAACCTCCTGATTCCTATTCCTTCCGGAGGCCAAATCCCTCTGAATCAGGTGGCGGAAGTAGCATACAAATCTGGCCCGGCTCAGGTCAGTAGGGAAATGGGAAAACGTAGGATTGTAATAGGTTTTAATGTAGATGGTAGAGACGTAAAGTCGGTAGTAAATGAAATACAAGAGGTATTGAATGAAAAGATGGTTCTCCCTCCCGGCTACTATTTCACTTATGGCGGACAGTTTGAGAATCTTGAACGGGCAAGCGCTAGACTAGGCTTAGTGGTGCCTCTGGCTTTGGGCATCATCCTCCTTCTTCTATTCTTTACGTTTAGATCCTGGGCATTGAGTATTATCATTTTTTCAGCTATACCTCTCAGCGCCATGGGCGGTGTGGCAGCTCTTGCCTTAAGAGGAATGCCTTTTAGTATAAGCGCAGGTATAGGCTTCATAGCTTTATTCGGGGTAGCCGTACTGAATGGAATAGTACTCCTGAGTACGTATCAACAATTGGAAAAAGAGGGAATAACAAATCCATATGAAAGAGTGATCAAAGGCTCCCTAGAAAGACTTCGACCTATCTTGATGACGGCTACAGTGGCCTCCCTAGGATTCTTGCCCATGGCACTGAGTACGGGAGCCGGAGCTGAAGTACAAAAGCCACTGGCTACTGTGGTCATAGGTGGACTAGTGAGTGCCACAGCTCTAAGTCTCCTTCTCCTACCCTGCCTGTACCTCCTCCGAATAAAAGCAAAGCCAAGACTTACAATAGTTCTAAGTCTGCTTCTTCCTGCTTCACTCTTTGCCCAGGAAAGAAAGACTGAAAAGGAAGTCCTAGACTTGGCCATAGAAAGGAACGCGCAAGTATATCTCTTAAAGAAAGAAAAAGCTTCTCTCCTAAGCGCCTCTGGAAAAGAATGGAACAAAACCGGGTTCTTTGTGGAAAATGAAGACCTTCGCCCTTCTGACCGCCTTGGAATTTGGAAAATAGGTATTTCTCAAAATATAGCCTGGCCAAGCTATTACAAAGCTAGAAAATCCTATCTCGAAACCCTGGAAAAGACGGAGGATCTCAAGTTTCAACTATGGAAAAGAGAACTCGGCACAGAGGTTCGGACCGTATACTATACACTATGGTATTTGCAAGATAAATATAAGCTATACCAAAGATTAGATAGCTTATACCAAAATACCTCAAAAGCAACGGAACTCAGGGAGAGACAAGGTGAATCCGGCCGACTAGAAAGCATTTCTGCTCAGGCAAGGGCCCGAGAGATCAGTACCTTTAAAGATCAGCTAATACTTCAGATGAAAGAGGCTCAGGAACAGCTGAAAGTTTACATTCAAAGCATAATCCTCCCACCTGATCTTCCATTGGACAGTATCCCTATGTATATTTCCTTTAGCGATGCCCATCCCGAATTAGAAATATCTGCTCAAGAGATCAAGATCACTGAGGCCTTTGTGCAGCAGGAAGTAGAAGCACGAAAACCCGAATTCTCCGGTAGGATCTTCTCCCAGACCCTTTGGGGCGCTAAAGACCCCTTCTCCGGCTTTTCCATAAGTACACAAATACCTATAGGGAAAGGTTCTAAGAAGAGGATAGAGGCAGAGAAAATGGAGATTGCCATTCAGCAACAGAATTACCAACTCAAAGAGCGAAGGTTCATAGGAGAAATGCAGCAAGCAAAAACTGAGATGGAAAAGGCATTTTTAGTGGTTCAAAATCTTAGAAACATAGGACTAGAAGAAGCTGAATTCTTAGAAAGAACGGCTCTAAATCAGTACAAAGCCGGAGATATCAGTTACGCCACCTTAACCCAATACTTGGCTCAGGCAACCTCTATAAGACTCAATTACCTGGAAAACTTACATCTGTATAACCTAGCGGTGATTCGCTATCAATATTATTTATAA